One genomic window of Legionella jordanis includes the following:
- the hppD gene encoding 4-hydroxyphenylpyruvate dioxygenase, translated as MHDNNKSLPSNPCGLDGFAFLEFSAPDASLLHKQFTAMGFDVAAQHKELDITLYQQGAIHFIVNNAKDNQAEQHAAAHGAGACAMGFRTKDAEKAYHHAIKQGAVPFQDCKHADHGLYGIQAIGGSVIYFIDENHQPFANQWEKKTIPSVNQDCGLTYIDHLTHNVFRGNMDKWANFYETIFNFHEIRFFNIKGQMTALVSRALSSPCGKIKIPLNESKDDVSQIEEFLHEFQGEGIQHIALNTDDIYHTVHTLRERGVNFLDVPDTYYEMIDNRIPWHREPLAKLQQERILIDGEQDSSSGLLLQIFTENVFGPVFFEIIQRRGNQGFGEGNFQALFEAIERDQIRRGTLQES; from the coding sequence ATGCATGACAACAACAAAAGCCTGCCAAGTAATCCATGTGGCTTGGATGGCTTCGCTTTTTTAGAATTCTCAGCACCCGATGCTTCTTTGCTTCATAAGCAATTTACTGCCATGGGTTTTGATGTTGCTGCACAACATAAGGAACTTGATATTACCCTTTATCAACAAGGGGCAATCCATTTTATTGTCAATAACGCCAAAGACAACCAGGCAGAGCAACATGCCGCGGCACACGGCGCAGGCGCATGTGCAATGGGCTTTCGCACCAAAGATGCTGAAAAAGCTTATCATCACGCCATAAAACAAGGGGCAGTCCCCTTTCAAGATTGCAAGCATGCTGATCACGGACTTTATGGCATCCAGGCCATTGGTGGCAGTGTCATTTATTTCATCGACGAGAACCATCAACCTTTTGCCAATCAATGGGAGAAAAAGACCATTCCTTCTGTAAATCAGGATTGCGGATTAACTTATATCGATCATTTAACCCATAACGTGTTTCGCGGTAATATGGACAAGTGGGCCAATTTCTATGAGACCATTTTTAACTTTCATGAGATTCGCTTTTTTAACATCAAAGGTCAAATGACCGCCTTGGTTAGTCGCGCACTCTCAAGCCCCTGCGGCAAAATTAAGATTCCTCTTAATGAATCCAAAGACGACGTGTCGCAAATTGAAGAATTTTTACATGAGTTTCAAGGCGAAGGAATCCAGCACATTGCCTTAAATACCGATGACATCTATCACACTGTGCATACTCTTAGAGAACGCGGTGTGAATTTCCTGGATGTCCCGGATACCTATTATGAAATGATTGATAATCGTATTCCCTGGCATCGTGAACCGCTTGCCAAACTGCAACAGGAACGAATCCTAATTGATGGTGAACAAGACTCAAGCTCAGGCCTGTTATTGCAGATTTTCACTGAGAATGTTTTCGGTCCGGTGTTTTTTGAAATCATTCAGCGCCGTGGCAATCAGGGTTTTGGTGAAGGGAATTTTCAGGCCTTGTTTGAAGCCATTGAACGCGATCAAATTCGTCGCGGTACTTTGCAAGAATCTTAA
- a CDS encoding fumarylacetoacetate hydrolase family protein — protein sequence MKLASLKSDNCRDGELCVVNQELTRAIKAESIAKTMQDALDHWQEVEKPLQELYLALNENSLKGSFPFNEEKASSPLPRAFQWADGSAYVNHVELVRKARGAEMPANFWTDPLMYQGGSDNFLGPREPILVADESYGVDFEAEVAVITDDVPMAISSKEAAKHIKLILLVNDVSLRNLIPAEIAKGFGFFQSKPSSSFSPVAITPDELGPHWDGERIHLPLRSYLNGQLFGQPNAGIDMTFSFPELIAHAAKTRFLTAGTIIGSGTVSNLDRSKGSSCIAEKRMLEILAEGKATTPYMSYGDQIRIEMLCPEGKSLFGAIDQKVKRYESTHETL from the coding sequence ATGAAGTTAGCGAGTCTTAAGTCGGACAATTGCCGTGATGGCGAGCTTTGTGTTGTAAATCAGGAACTAACCAGGGCCATAAAGGCTGAGTCCATAGCTAAAACCATGCAAGACGCTTTGGATCATTGGCAAGAAGTGGAGAAGCCGCTACAGGAATTATATCTCGCTTTAAACGAAAATTCTCTGAAAGGCAGTTTTCCCTTTAATGAAGAAAAAGCGAGTTCCCCTCTTCCTCGGGCCTTTCAATGGGCTGACGGCAGTGCTTATGTGAACCATGTAGAGTTGGTTCGCAAAGCCAGAGGCGCTGAAATGCCGGCAAATTTTTGGACTGACCCACTAATGTATCAAGGGGGGTCGGACAATTTTTTAGGCCCTAGAGAACCCATACTGGTAGCAGACGAATCCTATGGCGTAGATTTTGAAGCAGAAGTTGCTGTAATTACAGACGATGTACCTATGGCAATAAGCTCCAAAGAAGCGGCAAAACACATAAAGCTTATCTTGCTCGTTAATGATGTATCTTTAAGAAATTTAATTCCCGCCGAGATAGCCAAGGGATTCGGCTTTTTTCAATCCAAACCGTCAAGCAGCTTTTCACCGGTTGCAATCACTCCCGATGAGTTGGGGCCCCATTGGGATGGTGAGCGTATTCACCTGCCTTTGCGCAGTTATTTAAATGGGCAATTATTCGGCCAACCCAATGCTGGTATTGACATGACCTTTTCTTTTCCAGAACTCATTGCTCATGCAGCGAAAACAAGATTTTTAACCGCAGGAACCATTATAGGTTCGGGAACAGTTTCAAATCTGGATCGTTCTAAAGGCTCTTCCTGCATTGCTGAAAAGCGAATGCTGGAAATTTTAGCAGAGGGCAAAGCCACTACTCCTTACATGTCCTATGGAGATCAGATTCGCATTGAAATGCTATGCCCAGAAGGAAAATCCTTATTTGGTGCTATTGATCAAAAGGTCAAACGCTACGAGAGCACACATGAAACTTTATGA
- the maiA gene encoding maleylacetoacetate isomerase → MKLYDYYRSTASYRVRIALNIKNISYEKIPVHLVKEGGEQHRPEYLKLNPQGLVPTLDENGHILTQSLAIIEYLDEINPTPALLPTNPFARAQIRSMALTVACDMHPLNNLRVLNRLKDQFKANDEEVMDWYHHWLKLGFDSLEAKLQSLPHKNQVCYGTEVSLADICLIPQVYNAQRFGFSMNNYPIINQINEYCLSLSAFKDAVPLE, encoded by the coding sequence ATGAAACTTTATGACTACTATCGCTCTACGGCAAGCTATAGAGTGAGAATTGCATTAAATATCAAAAACATCAGTTATGAGAAAATTCCTGTCCATTTGGTTAAAGAAGGCGGTGAGCAGCATCGACCAGAGTATTTAAAACTTAATCCTCAAGGTTTGGTGCCCACATTGGATGAAAATGGACATATTTTGACTCAATCCCTTGCCATCATTGAGTATCTTGATGAAATTAATCCTACTCCAGCTCTATTGCCTACGAACCCCTTTGCACGGGCACAAATCAGGAGCATGGCTTTAACCGTTGCATGTGACATGCATCCGCTGAATAATTTACGCGTTCTCAATCGTTTAAAAGATCAATTTAAAGCGAATGATGAGGAAGTTATGGATTGGTATCACCATTGGTTGAAGCTCGGTTTTGATTCTTTGGAAGCCAAACTGCAATCCTTGCCGCATAAAAACCAAGTTTGCTATGGCACAGAAGTGAGCTTGGCCGACATCTGTTTAATCCCGCAAGTGTATAATGCGCAGCGTTTTGGGTTTTCCATGAACAACTACCCCATCATCAATCAAATTAATGAATATTGCCTGTCATTGAGCGCGTTCAAAGATGCTGTGCCGCTTGAATAA
- the asnS gene encoding asparagine--tRNA ligase, giving the protein MTEVYTVKQCLEGEISVDEVVTVKGWVKTRRDSKVGLSFISLHDGSCFAPIQIVATDELANYHNDILKITTGCAISATGKLVVSQGKGQSFEIQAEAIEVVGWVDNPDTYPVQAKRHTLEFLREVAHLRPRTNTISAVMRVRHCLSQAIHQFFHERGYFWIHTPIITSSDCEGAGEMFRVSTLDLLNLPKTAQGDVDFSKDFFGREAFLTVSGQLNVEAYCLALSKVYTFGPTFRAENSNTSRHLAEFWMVEPEIAFASLSDICQLSQEMLRFLCKTVLEQRQDDMVFFNQFVAPGCIERLEHIVKSDFEIMSYTDAILHLEKADRKFEYPVSWGLDLQSEHERYLAEELCKKPVILTDYPKDIKGFYMRLNDDGRTVAAMDVLAPGIGEIIGGSQREERLEVLDLRIDECNLNRDYYQWYRDLRRYGTVPHAGFGLGLERLISYVTGVGNVRDVIPFPRTPGHAEY; this is encoded by the coding sequence ATGACAGAGGTTTATACCGTAAAACAATGTTTGGAAGGCGAAATCAGTGTTGATGAAGTAGTGACGGTAAAGGGATGGGTAAAAACCAGACGGGATTCTAAAGTGGGTCTGTCATTTATCAGCCTTCACGATGGTTCTTGTTTTGCCCCTATTCAAATCGTTGCAACCGATGAGCTGGCAAACTATCACAATGATATCCTGAAAATAACCACCGGTTGCGCCATTAGCGCTACAGGCAAGTTGGTAGTTTCGCAGGGGAAGGGACAATCCTTTGAAATTCAGGCCGAGGCAATTGAAGTCGTGGGTTGGGTCGATAATCCTGATACTTACCCTGTGCAAGCTAAACGACATACCCTTGAGTTTTTAAGAGAAGTAGCGCATCTTCGCCCCCGTACCAACACGATCAGTGCAGTGATGAGAGTCCGCCATTGTCTGTCTCAAGCCATTCATCAATTTTTCCATGAGCGTGGCTATTTTTGGATACATACACCCATCATTACTTCAAGTGATTGCGAAGGCGCTGGCGAAATGTTCCGTGTCAGTACCCTTGATTTACTGAACTTACCTAAAACAGCACAAGGCGACGTCGATTTTTCAAAAGACTTCTTCGGTCGAGAAGCTTTTCTTACTGTTTCTGGCCAACTTAATGTGGAAGCCTATTGCCTAGCTCTCTCTAAAGTCTATACCTTTGGTCCAACTTTCCGTGCGGAAAATTCAAACACCAGCCGCCATTTGGCCGAATTTTGGATGGTAGAACCTGAAATTGCCTTTGCTTCTTTAAGTGATATTTGTCAGCTGAGCCAGGAAATGCTCCGTTTTCTTTGTAAAACCGTTTTGGAGCAACGCCAGGATGATATGGTTTTCTTTAACCAATTCGTAGCACCCGGGTGCATCGAACGCCTTGAACATATCGTTAAGTCAGATTTCGAGATCATGTCCTACACGGATGCCATTTTGCATTTGGAAAAAGCCGATCGTAAATTCGAATATCCCGTCAGTTGGGGGCTGGATTTACAATCAGAACATGAGCGCTATTTGGCGGAAGAACTTTGTAAAAAACCAGTTATCCTTACGGATTATCCCAAGGACATCAAAGGTTTCTATATGCGCCTTAATGACGATGGCCGCACCGTCGCTGCCATGGATGTACTGGCTCCTGGAATTGGCGAAATCATTGGCGGCAGCCAACGTGAAGAACGCCTGGAAGTCCTGGATTTAAGAATTGATGAATGCAATCTCAATCGCGATTATTACCAATGGTATCGTGATTTGCGCCGCTATGGCACCGTGCCACATGCAGGCTTTGGCCTGGGTTTGGAACGCCTCATCAGTTATGTCACGGGTGTTGGTAATGTTCGAGATGTGATTCCTTTCCCGCGTACTCCAGGGCATGCGGAATACTAA